A portion of the Cololabis saira isolate AMF1-May2022 chromosome 17, fColSai1.1, whole genome shotgun sequence genome contains these proteins:
- the ntpcr gene encoding cancer-related nucleoside-triphosphatase, whose product MGRLPYKLSSPENRQLQVTNRRKTLVVRAIYRQVLKWLGQPRTVTLSEDFLQNPSPHLKLRREKNWRTSLDLWISERSINTFPSLLPANSLDTQCVGKTTLIQKACEALLSSGVGAEGFYTEEVRGGGRRVGFDVVTLSGERGHLSRTRDGPGGSQGGREYTVGQYVVDLPSFEGLVLPLFRNIGSADGSSRKVFVIDEIGKMELFSQSFIRAVRQTLDNASCTILGTIPIPKGKPLGLVEEVRSRRDVKVFTVSKENRNSILQDILTTLQESLKHPA is encoded by the exons ATGGGCAGGCTTCCTTACAAACTGTCGTCTCCAGAAAACCGACAGCTGCAAGTAACAAATCGAAGAAAGACTCTAGTGGTGAGAGCGATATATCGTCAAGTTCTCAAATGGCTGGGTCAGCCAAGAACTGTGACCCTGTCCGAAGATTTTCTGCAGAATCCATCTCCTCATTTGAAGCTCAGGAGGGAGAAGAACTGGAGGACGAGCTTGGATCTCTGGATTTCAGAAAGAAGTATAAACACATTTCCGAGCTTGTTGCCAGCAAACTCCCTGGATACACAAT GTGTGGGCAAAACCACCCTGATCCAGAAAGCATGCGAGGCTTTATTGTCGTCAGGAGTGGGAGCTGAAGGCTTTTACACAGAGGAGGTGAGAGGCGGAGGCAGGAGAGTGGGCTTTGATGTGGTCACACTGAGCGGAGAGAGGGGCCACCTGTCCAGAACCAG AGATGGTCCCGGTGGCTCTCAGGGCGGACGGGAGTACACAGTGGGACagtatgtagttgatttgccTTCATTTGAGGGTCTGGTGCTCCCCCTCTTCAGAAAT ATAGGGTCAGCGGACGGGAGCAGCAGGAAGGTGTTTGTCATTGACGAGATTGGAAAAATGGAGCTCTTCAGCCAGTCATTCATCAGGGCGGTGAGGCAGACTTTAGATAACGCTTCCTGCACGATCCTGGGCACCATCCCTATCCCCAAAGGCAAACCACTGGGTCTGGTCGAAGAGGTGCGGAGCAGGAGAGATGTCAAGGTTTTCACC GTGTCCAAGGAGAACAGAAATTCTATTCTGCAAGATATTTTAACAACACTACAAGAATCTTTAAAACATCCAGCCTAA